From Heliomicrobium modesticaldum Ice1, a single genomic window includes:
- a CDS encoding M28 family metallopeptidase encodes MGSDLLEQLRQERSSATGGARAIGALPESPESAPSPAISRRRMFWGAFAAVTAGLAGFFGSRQLNAEKPVLVESPAVVLPERRLDLGRMRSHVALLAQPDWQGRLAGSRGALQAGEYIAQLWEKWGIEPRGEGGTYFQTFPVPSFSLTNVNGRMRLLPRAGEGGTADNLIGFIPGRDPRLRNKVVALSAHYDHLGAWDGAVYPGANDNASGVAVLLEIACAAVKTPPRCSLAFFLFSGEEGGLLGSKHYAEHPTIPLEDMIGLINLDTVGNGDERDFICWIPEEYPWLSYLDEAGKAAGVRLYPQEHGGHNSDHQPFVDKGVAAITVLSASWLEGNHTPQDGLSLIRPEKLARIAEWSWRAIYNLAETAGRRGG; translated from the coding sequence TTGGGGTCGGACTTATTGGAACAGTTGCGGCAAGAGCGATCATCGGCGACCGGGGGAGCGCGCGCCATCGGCGCCCTCCCCGAATCGCCTGAGTCTGCGCCATCGCCGGCGATCAGCCGCCGCAGAATGTTTTGGGGCGCCTTCGCGGCGGTTACCGCCGGCCTGGCAGGCTTCTTCGGCAGCCGCCAACTGAACGCCGAAAAGCCGGTTCTGGTCGAGTCGCCGGCCGTGGTGTTGCCCGAACGGCGGCTTGACCTGGGACGGATGCGCAGCCATGTGGCACTGCTGGCGCAACCGGATTGGCAGGGACGCCTTGCCGGCAGCCGCGGTGCCCTCCAGGCCGGCGAGTATATAGCCCAACTGTGGGAAAAGTGGGGAATCGAGCCGAGAGGGGAAGGGGGAACCTATTTCCAAACCTTCCCCGTTCCGTCGTTTTCCTTGACGAATGTGAACGGCCGCATGCGCCTCCTGCCTCGAGCCGGGGAAGGGGGTACGGCTGATAACCTGATCGGGTTCATCCCCGGGCGGGATCCCCGGCTGCGCAACAAAGTTGTGGCCCTTTCAGCCCATTATGATCACCTGGGCGCCTGGGATGGGGCGGTGTACCCCGGCGCCAACGACAACGCCTCTGGGGTGGCTGTCTTGTTGGAGATCGCCTGCGCTGCCGTCAAGACGCCGCCGCGCTGCAGCCTCGCTTTTTTCTTGTTTTCCGGTGAAGAGGGCGGGCTGCTGGGGTCAAAGCATTACGCAGAACACCCGACGATTCCGCTGGAGGATATGATCGGCCTGATCAACCTGGACACGGTCGGCAACGGCGACGAGCGCGACTTCATCTGCTGGATTCCCGAAGAGTATCCCTGGCTGTCTTACCTGGACGAGGCGGGTAAGGCGGCTGGAGTGCGGCTGTATCCCCAGGAGCATGGTGGTCACAACAGCGATCACCAGCCCTTTGTCGACAAGGGGGTGGCGGCGATCACTGTGCTGTCGGCCAGCTGGTTGGAGGGGAACCACACGCCCCAGGATGGGCTCAGCCTGATCCGCCCGGAGAAGCTGGCGCGGATCGCCGAGTGGAGCTGGCGGGCGATATACAACTTGGCTGAGACAGCAGGGAGAAGGGGCGGATAA
- a CDS encoding ThiF family adenylyltransferase, producing MERYIKQIRFGAFGEAGQRRLVQSTVLVAGVGALGTHLANTLARAGVGKLVLVDRDFVELSNLQRQILYDEADAAAMAPKAVAAKQKLQAINSEIQVEAIVADIHWANLPQLLDGVDLVLDGSDNFDLRYLLNDACVQAGIPWIYGGVTGAHGMAMVVRPGQGPCLRCLIPSPPPPGAAPTCDMVGILAPAIQMITAFQAVEAMKLLAGREDELAGGLFSVDLWNSRYDLIDLTAARRDDCPACSRRDFPFLAGREEMQATPLCGSNAVQITPARPAELDLEAMSERLSGAGKVEVTPYLLRFASAEGEMVLFRDGRAMIRGTQDPVKAKAVYMRFIGA from the coding sequence ATGGAACGCTATATCAAACAGATCCGTTTTGGCGCCTTCGGGGAAGCGGGACAGCGTCGATTGGTCCAATCGACGGTGCTGGTCGCCGGCGTGGGTGCTCTGGGGACTCATCTTGCCAACACCCTTGCCAGGGCCGGTGTGGGAAAATTGGTGCTGGTCGATCGCGATTTTGTCGAATTGTCGAACCTGCAGCGCCAGATCCTTTACGATGAGGCGGATGCGGCAGCCATGGCTCCCAAAGCGGTGGCGGCCAAGCAGAAGCTGCAAGCCATCAACAGTGAGATCCAGGTCGAAGCCATTGTGGCCGACATCCACTGGGCCAACCTGCCGCAACTGCTGGACGGGGTAGACCTTGTCCTTGACGGCAGCGACAACTTTGACCTGCGCTATCTGCTCAATGACGCCTGTGTGCAAGCAGGCATCCCCTGGATTTACGGCGGTGTAACGGGCGCCCACGGTATGGCCATGGTCGTCCGTCCCGGACAGGGGCCGTGCCTTCGTTGCCTGATCCCTTCGCCGCCGCCGCCCGGAGCGGCGCCCACCTGTGACATGGTCGGCATCCTGGCGCCGGCGATCCAGATGATCACGGCTTTTCAGGCCGTCGAAGCGATGAAGCTCCTGGCCGGACGGGAGGACGAACTGGCTGGCGGGCTCTTTTCCGTCGACCTCTGGAACAGCCGCTATGACCTGATCGACCTGACCGCGGCGCGCCGGGACGATTGTCCGGCCTGCAGCCGCCGGGACTTTCCCTTCCTCGCTGGTCGGGAGGAGATGCAGGCGACTCCGCTCTGCGGTTCCAATGCCGTTCAGATCACGCCGGCCCGGCCGGCCGAACTGGACTTGGAGGCCATGTCGGAACGACTTTCGGGCGCCGGGAAGGTGGAGGTCACGCCCTACCTGCTCCGGTTTGCCTCGGCTGAAGGCGAGATGGTGCTCTTTCGCGACGGACGGGCGATGATCCGGGGGACCCAGGATCCGGTCAAGGCGAAGGCAGTCTATATGCGCTTCATCGGCGCGTAA
- a CDS encoding UbiX family flavin prenyltransferase: MTALDWIVGITGASGSIYGLRLIEAMQDLGMGLHLVVSEAGERVLREETGKSLAEVAAGCRLHDVRDVGAAIASGSFPAAGMIVIPCSMHTVAAMALGLADNLLTRAADVTLKEGRPLIVVPRETPLHLIHLENLRRLAQAGARIVPAMPAFYHRPTTMNELVDFVVGKVLDQAGIAHQLFKRWGETE, translated from the coding sequence ATGACGGCCTTGGACTGGATTGTGGGGATCACGGGAGCGAGCGGCTCTATTTACGGCCTGCGGCTGATCGAGGCGATGCAGGATCTGGGGATGGGTCTCCACCTCGTCGTTTCCGAGGCAGGCGAGCGCGTTCTCCGGGAAGAGACAGGCAAGTCCTTGGCCGAGGTCGCAGCAGGGTGCCGCCTTCATGATGTGCGAGATGTAGGGGCCGCTATCGCCTCCGGTTCCTTCCCGGCGGCAGGCATGATTGTCATCCCCTGTTCGATGCACACGGTGGCCGCCATGGCCCTCGGTCTCGCCGACAATCTGCTTACCCGTGCAGCCGATGTGACGCTGAAAGAGGGACGGCCGCTGATCGTCGTCCCTCGGGAGACGCCGCTGCACCTGATCCACTTAGAAAACTTGCGGCGCCTCGCCCAGGCGGGAGCGAGGATCGTTCCGGCCATGCCGGCTTTCTATCACCGTCCGACGACGATGAACGAATTGGTCGACTTCGTGGTAGGGAAGGTTCTCGATCAGGCGGGTATTGCACACCAGCTATTCAAGCGATGGGGAGAGACGGAATAA
- the mraZ gene encoding division/cell wall cluster transcriptional repressor MraZ has translation MFMGEYQHAIDPKGRLFMPARLRESLGEAFVATKGLDGCLFVYPKEEWKRLEEKLKALPFTRADARAFQRFFFSGAGECEVDKQGRILVPAHLREHAALEKDVVIIGAGARVEIWSRERWSKYNEKAAPSYEEVAEKLIDFDL, from the coding sequence ATGTTCATGGGGGAATACCAGCATGCCATCGATCCGAAAGGCCGGTTGTTCATGCCGGCCCGCTTGCGGGAGTCCCTGGGTGAGGCTTTTGTGGCCACCAAGGGGCTCGATGGCTGTTTGTTCGTATACCCTAAGGAAGAGTGGAAACGGCTCGAAGAAAAGCTGAAGGCGCTCCCCTTCACGCGGGCCGACGCCCGGGCTTTTCAACGATTCTTCTTCTCCGGCGCCGGCGAATGTGAAGTGGATAAGCAGGGGAGAATACTGGTTCCCGCTCACCTGCGCGAACATGCGGCCTTGGAAAAAGATGTGGTCATCATCGGCGCCGGCGCTCGCGTGGAGATCTGGAGCCGGGAACGTTGGAGCAAGTATAACGAGAAAGCGGCGCCATCCTATGAAGAGGTGGCCGAGAAACTGATCGACTTTGACCTGTAG
- the rsmH gene encoding 16S rRNA (cytosine(1402)-N(4))-methyltransferase RsmH, giving the protein MVFHHIPVLLHQVLEVLKPRPEGVYLDGTVGGGGHSAAILQKLSGRGRVIGLDQDPAALAAAGRKLASFGDRVTLVRSNFRHIGAVVAELGLTGKIDGILLDIGVSSHQLDEAERGFTYRMDAPLDMRMNPESALTASKLLNEAPEGEIARILRDYGEERWAKRIAQFIVKRRALQPLERTGELVDIIRAAIPAAARQEGGHPAKRTFQALRIAVNDELGALEEALPAALEALAPGGRLAVISFHSLEDRIVKSFFAEQARGCLCPPDFPVCACGNRPKVKIITKKPLVGSDEEMRANPRAQSAKLRAAEKIR; this is encoded by the coding sequence ATGGTTTTTCATCACATCCCTGTGTTGTTGCATCAGGTGTTGGAGGTGCTTAAGCCGCGTCCCGAAGGTGTCTACCTAGACGGAACGGTGGGCGGCGGCGGTCACAGCGCGGCAATATTGCAGAAGCTATCAGGACGAGGGAGGGTGATCGGACTTGATCAGGACCCGGCAGCCCTTGCGGCAGCCGGGCGTAAGCTGGCCTCCTTCGGCGACCGGGTCACGCTGGTGCGGTCCAATTTCCGCCACATCGGTGCTGTCGTCGCTGAACTGGGTCTTACGGGGAAAATCGACGGGATCCTGCTCGATATCGGCGTTTCTTCCCACCAACTGGATGAGGCGGAACGAGGGTTTACCTACCGGATGGATGCTCCCCTTGACATGCGGATGAACCCTGAGAGCGCACTGACAGCGTCCAAATTGCTCAATGAAGCGCCTGAAGGGGAGATCGCTCGCATCCTCCGCGACTATGGTGAAGAGCGGTGGGCGAAACGGATCGCCCAGTTTATCGTGAAGCGCCGTGCCCTACAACCCCTGGAGCGGACGGGCGAACTGGTCGATATCATCCGCGCCGCCATCCCGGCGGCGGCCCGCCAGGAAGGGGGGCATCCGGCGAAGCGGACCTTTCAAGCCTTGCGGATCGCTGTCAACGATGAACTGGGGGCGCTGGAAGAGGCCTTGCCTGCGGCGTTGGAGGCCCTCGCGCCTGGCGGCCGGCTGGCCGTGATCAGCTTCCATTCTTTGGAGGATCGCATCGTCAAGAGCTTTTTTGCAGAACAGGCGAGAGGTTGCCTTTGCCCCCCTGATTTCCCTGTCTGTGCCTGTGGAAACCGGCCGAAGGTGAAGATCATCACCAAAAAACCGCTGGTCGGCTCCGACGAGGAGATGCGAGCAAATCCCCGCGCTCAGAGCGCCAAGCTGAGAGCGGCTGAGAAAATCAGATAA
- a CDS encoding cell division protein FtsL: protein MKQATAPVIDHFEDVRPATPPPEAPKVVPKVKVSGRSKRQAVIAAILVMACGLAVVSQYAAVAFEAKTVNQLRSELTKEKNALDHLRVDVNRLKSLERVEAVATSKLGMQRPKYEKVLAISAVTGSAKAGATLVATDTSQGEEKPGEDRTQTAAADPEQAPVGDNPFAAAVTRFFQRITFGML, encoded by the coding sequence TTGAAACAAGCCACCGCCCCTGTGATCGACCATTTCGAGGATGTACGGCCGGCAACGCCTCCGCCTGAAGCGCCGAAAGTCGTTCCGAAAGTGAAGGTCAGCGGAAGAAGCAAGCGTCAGGCCGTCATCGCCGCAATTCTGGTGATGGCCTGCGGGCTCGCCGTCGTTTCGCAGTACGCCGCTGTGGCCTTCGAGGCCAAGACGGTGAACCAGTTGCGATCCGAATTGACGAAAGAGAAAAATGCCTTGGACCACCTGCGGGTAGATGTGAACCGGCTTAAATCGTTGGAACGCGTGGAAGCGGTGGCAACGAGCAAGTTGGGCATGCAGAGGCCAAAGTATGAAAAGGTGCTCGCCATCTCTGCGGTGACCGGGTCTGCCAAGGCCGGGGCGACGCTTGTGGCGACTGACACAAGCCAGGGAGAGGAGAAACCTGGTGAGGACAGAACACAAACGGCGGCGGCTGATCCGGAACAGGCGCCTGTGGGCGATAACCCCTTCGCCGCCGCCGTGACGCGCTTCTTTCAACGCATCACCTTCGGCATGCTCTGA
- a CDS encoding stage V sporulation protein D — translation MFATPVQVRKRTTQVFLFFTVLVGILILRLFWVQVVNGAFYSAKAEEVRLRALPVEAKRGTIYDRNMNSLAVSVSVDSVVANPREVNGSERGREIAAELARVLELDQERVFKLITQPDVGFVWVKRKVEPDKIEQLRNSPVKLTGISYIPESKRYYEKGKLASHILGITDTDARGLEGLELYFDQDLRGLPGKLVAEYDARNREMPQAEHVFIRPVDGHSLVLTIDETVQYIVERELDKLERERKPKGATIIVMDVKTGRILGMSNRPTFDPNDRGKYPDSARRSRAISDAYEPGSTFKIITASAALEEGAVKESDRFFDPGYAIVGDRRVRCWKDGGHGAQSFTEVVQNSCNPGFIQIGMNLGLPKFYNYLRAFGFGQPTGITLNGEAAGILVPEKTAKPIDLATMSIGQANAVTPIQLITAVSAVANGGKLMKPQLVEKILDAQGSVIKTFEPEVVRQVVSKETAEKVNLILEKVVSKGTGINAYIEGHRVGGKTGTAQKIKPGGGYMEGEYVASFVGIAPANDPVIACLVVVDAPQGEPHFGGLVAAPIFKAVVADVLRHLGIQPQVLPGEVPAVAADGLKEIAVPQVTGLSEEEAEQRVMRVGLSVATEGFGVRVVNQSPQPGAKVAPQTAVILYLGDDEKAARAAPGEEVICPDVTGKGIKQAGDLLAKAGLSFEPVGSGLAKGQSVKGGRKVPVGTVVRVEFAPVDESGP, via the coding sequence GTGTTTGCCACACCGGTACAGGTGCGTAAACGAACGACACAGGTTTTCCTGTTTTTCACCGTACTGGTCGGCATCCTGATCCTACGTCTCTTTTGGGTTCAGGTCGTTAACGGTGCCTTTTACTCGGCCAAGGCCGAGGAGGTTCGCCTGCGTGCTCTGCCGGTGGAAGCAAAACGGGGAACCATTTACGATCGCAACATGAATTCGCTCGCCGTGTCGGTGAGCGTTGATTCTGTCGTCGCCAACCCGCGAGAGGTGAATGGTTCGGAACGGGGGAGAGAGATTGCCGCCGAACTGGCACGCGTTCTCGAGCTGGATCAGGAACGGGTGTTCAAGCTGATCACGCAGCCGGACGTGGGCTTCGTCTGGGTCAAACGGAAAGTGGAACCTGATAAGATCGAGCAGCTGCGTAACTCGCCAGTCAAGCTGACCGGCATCAGCTATATCCCGGAAAGCAAGCGCTATTACGAAAAGGGCAAACTGGCCTCGCACATCTTGGGGATCACCGATACGGACGCCCGAGGCCTGGAGGGGCTTGAACTGTACTTTGACCAGGATCTGCGCGGTCTGCCGGGCAAGCTGGTGGCCGAGTATGACGCCCGCAACCGCGAAATGCCCCAGGCCGAACACGTCTTTATACGCCCTGTCGACGGGCATAGCCTCGTGTTGACCATCGATGAGACGGTCCAGTACATCGTAGAACGGGAACTGGATAAGCTCGAACGAGAACGAAAGCCCAAAGGCGCCACCATCATCGTCATGGACGTGAAGACCGGCCGCATCCTGGGCATGTCGAACCGTCCCACCTTTGATCCCAATGACCGTGGCAAGTATCCCGATTCTGCCCGCCGCAGCCGGGCGATCAGCGACGCCTATGAGCCCGGTTCCACCTTCAAGATCATCACCGCCAGCGCCGCCCTGGAAGAGGGCGCCGTCAAGGAATCGGATCGCTTTTTTGACCCCGGCTACGCGATCGTCGGTGACCGCCGCGTGCGCTGCTGGAAAGACGGCGGCCACGGCGCCCAGAGCTTTACCGAGGTGGTTCAAAACTCCTGTAACCCGGGCTTCATCCAGATCGGCATGAATCTCGGTCTCCCCAAGTTTTACAACTACCTGAGGGCTTTCGGCTTCGGCCAGCCGACAGGGATCACCCTGAACGGGGAGGCAGCGGGCATCCTGGTGCCGGAGAAGACGGCTAAGCCGATCGACCTGGCCACCATGTCTATCGGTCAGGCGAATGCCGTTACACCGATTCAGCTGATCACCGCTGTGTCGGCGGTGGCCAACGGCGGGAAACTGATGAAGCCTCAACTGGTCGAGAAGATCCTCGACGCCCAGGGTTCGGTGATCAAGACCTTCGAGCCTGAGGTCGTCCGTCAGGTCGTATCCAAGGAGACGGCAGAAAAGGTCAACCTGATCCTGGAGAAGGTCGTATCCAAGGGGACGGGCATTAACGCCTACATTGAGGGCCACCGCGTGGGCGGCAAAACGGGCACGGCCCAGAAGATCAAGCCCGGCGGCGGTTACATGGAGGGCGAGTATGTGGCGTCTTTTGTCGGCATCGCCCCGGCCAACGATCCAGTCATCGCCTGTCTCGTCGTTGTCGATGCGCCGCAGGGAGAGCCTCATTTCGGCGGCTTGGTGGCGGCGCCTATCTTCAAGGCCGTCGTGGCCGATGTGCTGCGCCACCTGGGGATTCAGCCCCAGGTCCTTCCCGGTGAGGTGCCGGCGGTCGCTGCAGACGGTTTGAAGGAAATCGCAGTCCCGCAGGTGACCGGTCTCAGCGAAGAGGAAGCGGAGCAGCGGGTGATGCGCGTCGGATTGAGCGTCGCGACGGAAGGCTTCGGCGTCCGTGTCGTCAATCAGTCTCCTCAACCCGGTGCCAAGGTGGCGCCCCAGACTGCGGTCATCCTTTACCTCGGCGACGATGAAAAGGCGGCCCGAGCTGCACCAGGGGAAGAAGTGATCTGCCCCGACGTGACGGGAAAAGGGATCAAACAGGCTGGCGATCTGTTGGCTAAAGCGGGTCTCTCCTTTGAACCGGTCGGGAGCGGTCTGGCGAAAGGGCAGAGCGTCAAGGGCGGCCGCAAGGTGCCGGTGGGGACGGTGGTTCGCGTCGAATTTGCGCCCGTCGACGAAAGCGGTCCTTGA